A single region of the Pseudalkalibacillus berkeleyi genome encodes:
- a CDS encoding ABC transporter ATP-binding protein has protein sequence MQERTNTLTVDSNNKASTDTILEVSNLKMHFPVKAGIMQRTVGHVKAVDGITFTLKRGETLGIVGESGCGKSTLGRAIIRLYTPTSGKILFNNQDITTTPEGELRKSVRRQMQMIFQDPFASLNPRKSLGTSIMEPLKTHHYGNSPERKEKVEELLDTVGLDRSYANRYPHEFSGGQRQRIGIARALALNPELMIADEPVSALDVSIQAQIINLMEDLQDRYNLTYLFISHDLGVVRHISDRVGVMYLGNMMELANKHDLYKEPMHPYTQALMSAVPVPRKKGQIKRERIILSGDLPSPSNPPKGCVFHTRCPAAMDICKQQIPKFQEVQPDHYVACHLYE, from the coding sequence ATGCAGGAAAGGACCAATACTCTCACCGTTGATTCGAACAATAAAGCTTCAACCGATACGATCTTAGAAGTGTCTAACTTGAAAATGCATTTCCCTGTAAAAGCAGGGATCATGCAACGGACGGTCGGTCATGTAAAGGCGGTAGATGGGATTACTTTTACTCTCAAAAGAGGAGAAACCTTAGGAATTGTTGGGGAGTCTGGTTGTGGGAAGTCAACACTAGGCCGAGCGATCATCCGCTTGTATACACCTACATCCGGTAAAATTCTCTTTAATAATCAAGATATAACCACCACTCCTGAAGGAGAATTACGAAAGTCCGTTCGGCGACAAATGCAAATGATATTTCAAGATCCATTTGCATCATTAAATCCTAGAAAGTCACTTGGGACAAGCATAATGGAGCCTTTGAAAACGCATCATTATGGAAATTCACCTGAACGTAAGGAGAAAGTCGAGGAACTGCTTGATACAGTAGGCTTAGATCGATCGTATGCGAACCGGTATCCCCACGAATTTTCCGGGGGACAACGCCAACGAATCGGTATCGCTCGCGCACTTGCACTTAATCCAGAGTTAATGATTGCTGATGAACCAGTGTCTGCCTTAGACGTATCGATCCAAGCTCAAATCATTAATCTAATGGAAGACTTACAAGATCGTTACAACCTTACATATTTGTTCATTTCGCATGATTTAGGAGTCGTTAGGCATATTTCAGATCGTGTAGGTGTGATGTATCTTGGGAACATGATGGAGCTTGCTAATAAGCATGACTTGTATAAAGAGCCGATGCACCCTTATACACAAGCACTAATGTCGGCTGTGCCCGTTCCCCGTAAGAAGGGCCAGATAAAGCGGGAAAGAATTATTTTGTCTGGGGATTTGCCAAGTCCATCCAATCCACCTAAAGGCTGTGTTTTCCATACGAGATGCCCAGCAGCGATGGATATTTGCAAGCAACAGATTCCAAAGTTCCAAGAAGTACAGCCAGACCACTATGTTGCATGTCATCTCTACGAATAG
- a CDS encoding molybdopterin-dependent oxidoreductase has protein sequence MSTKTIHRSVCPLDCPDTCSLLVEKENGKITKVSGNPDHPVTKGVICHKVRKMPERTHHPDRILYPLKRVGKKGNLSFERISWDEAYKEITKQFQSIIQDYSTNAILPYSFFGNMGIINSEGMDRRFFNRLGARKLGRTICNTAGAEGYKLTMGKPVGIDPEDTVNSRLIIIWGCNLISTNLHQVIYANEARKNGAKIVVIDVHRNRTAKWADHFYQIKPGTDDILSNGIMHLLIAHQWTDSTFINQYTTGFEELSKRVQDYTPEYVSAKTGLTESEIRELAEMYGTISPSFIRIGNGLQHQINGASITRSISSLPALTGQWGKIGGGALKGNAGYAEWNTTKLQRPELHNVPNVSTTNMNQIGRALLNNDDPIKALFIYNSNPAQVAPNQNLVRKGLMREDLFTVVHDLFLTDSCRYADIVLPATSHFENLDLYKSYWHLYVQLNEPTLAPIGECKSNFTLFKELAAYMGFSEDCFQDTEVDLIKDALDNPESPYLNGLTFEDLKNQGWVKLKLEPENTFPNKIPSPSGKIELTFAANQLGREKNLPYETKESVYPLQLISGPNHQFLNSTFSNQTSLQALERAVVYIHPINAEKKRIKTGDLVELYNDLGRVKIKAAVTDDVKENLLITQGLWWDDHDNNQYSINHLTPDGLSDLGGGATFFNCFVDVKRFEDQ, from the coding sequence ATGAGTACAAAAACGATTCATCGCTCCGTTTGTCCACTCGATTGTCCAGATACATGCAGTCTACTCGTCGAAAAGGAAAATGGAAAAATCACGAAAGTATCAGGTAATCCTGATCACCCTGTAACGAAAGGCGTCATATGCCATAAGGTTCGAAAAATGCCTGAGAGAACGCACCATCCTGATCGCATCCTTTATCCTCTTAAACGTGTGGGTAAAAAAGGAAACCTATCTTTCGAACGCATCTCATGGGATGAAGCATACAAGGAAATTACAAAACAATTTCAATCAATTATCCAAGATTATTCGACAAATGCAATTTTGCCATATAGCTTCTTTGGGAACATGGGGATTATTAACAGCGAAGGCATGGACCGACGTTTCTTCAATCGTCTAGGCGCGAGAAAGCTTGGTCGTACGATATGTAACACTGCAGGTGCTGAGGGATATAAATTAACGATGGGGAAACCTGTAGGAATCGACCCTGAAGATACTGTTAACTCCAGGTTAATCATCATCTGGGGCTGTAACCTGATTAGTACAAACCTGCATCAAGTGATTTATGCGAATGAGGCTCGTAAGAATGGAGCAAAGATTGTTGTCATAGATGTACATCGGAATAGAACAGCCAAATGGGCAGACCACTTTTACCAGATCAAACCTGGTACAGATGATATTTTATCAAATGGTATCATGCACCTGCTCATCGCGCATCAATGGACAGATTCTACTTTTATAAACCAATACACTACAGGATTTGAGGAACTCTCTAAACGAGTACAAGATTACACACCTGAATACGTATCAGCAAAAACCGGTTTAACCGAATCCGAAATACGAGAATTAGCTGAAATGTACGGAACAATCTCACCTTCTTTCATCAGAATAGGGAATGGATTGCAGCATCAAATCAATGGCGCATCTATTACTAGGTCTATTTCAAGTCTTCCAGCACTTACTGGACAATGGGGTAAAATAGGCGGTGGCGCATTAAAAGGAAACGCAGGATATGCGGAATGGAACACAACTAAACTACAACGACCAGAGTTGCATAACGTTCCAAATGTCTCGACGACCAATATGAATCAAATCGGAAGAGCTCTACTTAATAATGATGATCCGATCAAAGCACTATTTATCTATAATAGTAATCCTGCACAGGTGGCACCGAATCAAAATCTAGTTCGCAAAGGATTAATGCGTGAAGACCTTTTTACAGTCGTACATGATCTATTTCTTACAGACTCTTGTCGTTATGCTGACATTGTCCTACCTGCTACTAGTCATTTTGAAAACCTAGATTTATATAAATCCTACTGGCATCTTTACGTACAATTAAATGAGCCAACCCTCGCTCCTATTGGTGAATGCAAGTCCAACTTCACACTATTTAAAGAGTTAGCGGCATACATGGGGTTCAGTGAAGATTGTTTTCAAGATACAGAAGTAGATTTAATCAAGGATGCGTTAGACAATCCCGAAAGTCCATATCTAAATGGGTTAACATTTGAGGATTTAAAGAATCAAGGATGGGTGAAACTTAAATTAGAACCCGAAAATACATTTCCTAATAAAATTCCATCACCATCAGGAAAAATAGAATTAACTTTTGCTGCTAACCAGTTAGGTCGAGAGAAGAATCTACCATATGAGACAAAAGAGAGTGTTTATCCTCTTCAACTTATTTCAGGACCAAACCATCAATTCTTAAATTCGACATTTTCTAATCAAACGAGTTTACAGGCTTTAGAACGAGCAGTCGTTTATATTCACCCCATCAACGCTGAAAAGAAAAGGATTAAAACGGGTGACTTAGTTGAACTATATAATGATTTAGGTCGTGTAAAAATAAAAGCAGCCGTTACAGATGATGTGAAAGAAAACCTCCTTATTACACAGGGGCTGTGGTGGGACGACCATGATAATAACCAATATTCTATCAATCATCTTACACCTGATGGACTATCGGATTTAGGTGGAGGCGCAACATTTTTCAACTGTTTTGTTGATGTCAAACGATTCGAAGATCAATAA
- a CDS encoding S9 family peptidase: MDQQNGVQIEDLLKLKFVSDPQLSPDGKRLVYVVKEINEDKKYQSNLYMMDVATKKVARWTSGKSMDINPRWSPDGSELLFLSNRTEKMQVWTISASGGEPEIVTDMDHGVSNPSWHPEGHSILYQFTNKKDEENGPIIVDQLRYKADGKPSLTSQSYEQVAQITLDTKEIKVLLEGDADYVYSSYTNDGSGIVYVKFEEDEPESYIQSKVYVYEFDQKPKAISEIKGTLSHPVCSPDGRYIAYVGHDQKYSHATYNELFVYDRESDSTQCLTGKLDIQIGDVMISDLHSIDMSPSLTWSNNSEQLYFLASEFGNTELYAIDLFGNVDKMVEGDRHIYQYAMDDDAKDVYLAISTPAHPGDLVRHDINSLMEEPLTYHNEKLLCNITLSIPEPVQYPSQDGTVIHGWMLKPNDFKAGEKYPMILYIHGGPHMMYGNTFFHEFQCLTAKGYAVLYLNPRGSHGYGQTFVNGCRGDYGGGDYHDLMSGVDHAIESFNWIDSEELYVTGGSYGGFMTNWIVGNTNRFKAAVTQRSICNWQSFYGVSDIGYFFTKGEIGVHMEEDPEKLWYHSPIRFVKHIETPLLIIHGEKDYRCPIEQAEQLYIALKQQKKPTRLVRFPDADHNLSRNGDPAMRMARLEQISGWFDHYRLIPKTSRVANI, encoded by the coding sequence ATGGATCAACAAAATGGCGTTCAAATCGAAGACCTTTTAAAGCTGAAATTCGTAAGTGATCCTCAATTATCTCCTGATGGAAAACGTTTAGTTTATGTAGTAAAAGAAATTAATGAAGACAAGAAATATCAATCAAACCTCTATATGATGGATGTTGCGACAAAGAAAGTGGCCCGCTGGACGAGCGGCAAATCAATGGACATCAATCCAAGGTGGTCGCCAGACGGGTCAGAGCTCCTGTTTCTTTCTAATCGGACTGAAAAAATGCAAGTTTGGACCATATCAGCAAGCGGAGGAGAGCCGGAAATCGTGACTGATATGGATCATGGCGTCTCAAATCCTAGCTGGCATCCAGAGGGGCATTCTATTCTTTATCAATTTACAAACAAAAAAGATGAAGAAAATGGACCGATTATCGTCGATCAACTTAGGTACAAGGCGGATGGGAAACCGTCACTCACCAGTCAATCTTATGAACAAGTTGCTCAAATCACTCTCGATACGAAGGAAATAAAGGTGTTATTAGAGGGAGATGCAGATTATGTATATTCTAGTTATACAAATGACGGGTCTGGAATCGTTTATGTGAAGTTTGAAGAAGATGAGCCTGAATCTTATATTCAATCAAAAGTTTATGTTTATGAGTTTGATCAAAAGCCTAAGGCTATTTCTGAAATAAAAGGGACTTTATCACACCCAGTCTGTTCACCAGACGGAAGATACATTGCGTATGTTGGCCATGATCAAAAGTATAGTCATGCAACCTATAACGAGCTGTTTGTTTATGATCGAGAGAGTGATTCTACTCAATGCTTAACTGGAAAACTAGATATTCAAATTGGAGATGTCATGATTAGTGACCTTCATTCCATTGACATGTCTCCAAGTCTTACATGGAGCAATAATAGTGAACAACTCTACTTTCTCGCTAGTGAATTTGGGAATACAGAGCTTTATGCGATCGACCTATTCGGTAACGTAGATAAAATGGTTGAAGGAGATCGTCACATCTACCAATATGCAATGGATGATGATGCGAAAGATGTATATTTAGCAATCAGTACACCTGCGCATCCGGGGGATCTAGTACGGCATGATATTAATAGTCTAATGGAAGAACCACTCACTTATCATAACGAAAAGCTGTTATGCAACATAACACTTTCCATACCAGAGCCCGTCCAATATCCAAGTCAGGATGGAACAGTCATTCACGGTTGGATGCTGAAACCAAATGATTTTAAAGCTGGTGAGAAATATCCAATGATTCTCTACATTCATGGTGGTCCTCACATGATGTATGGGAACACATTCTTTCATGAATTTCAATGTTTGACTGCTAAGGGCTATGCGGTGTTGTATTTAAACCCTCGAGGCAGTCATGGTTATGGTCAAACCTTCGTGAATGGTTGTAGAGGGGATTATGGTGGTGGTGATTATCATGACTTAATGTCTGGTGTTGATCACGCAATTGAATCCTTTAATTGGATTGATTCAGAGGAATTATACGTAACGGGCGGTAGCTACGGTGGATTTATGACCAATTGGATTGTAGGGAATACCAACCGATTTAAAGCGGCTGTTACGCAACGATCGATATGCAATTGGCAAAGTTTCTATGGCGTTAGTGATATCGGATACTTTTTTACAAAGGGCGAGATTGGGGTTCATATGGAAGAGGATCCTGAAAAGCTTTGGTACCATTCACCGATACGTTTTGTTAAGCATATAGAAACACCCTTGTTAATTATTCATGGTGAAAAAGATTATCGATGTCCAATTGAACAGGCTGAACAGCTATATATAGCATTAAAGCAGCAAAAGAAGCCGACAAGATTAGTTCGTTTCCCTGATGCAGATCATAATTTATCGCGCAATGGTGACCCTGCTATGAGGATGGCAAGACTTGAGCAGATTAGTGGATGGTTCGATCACTACAGATTAATTCCGAAAACATCAAGAGTAGCGAACATTTAA
- a CDS encoding MFS transporter — protein sequence MWRNKNFILLMFGLAVSSTGLWVGIIGNLEFLQKNVESSFLQALIILSGFLVGIFLAPLAGRVIDRSVKRNILIYAGFARVVAILFMYLAIATNSVWWMVIYTFVIGISGTFANPAMQTMLPLIVKKDQLLGANSVHVNIFTGARIIGTALGGVMLVAMSLYSLYTVTLVSYVILLIATFFIRADEDVKKKKDAKAKKENFLSTIRELYPVIKKQRMVVNGIFLLIPAFLFISGFNLMVIEISELQNNPGIKGILYTTEGLCVFIGTFIANKFFKDKPKLTYMLAITFVIATAQLSLFFAEHQIMSIISFGIFGLAAGTLFPVVTTIFQTDVPSEYHGRFFSIKGMIDNIIFQALMLLTGLFLDTIGFKVMVVSFGISSFIYVSIIVLRHLSTKGRMNRESVEISK from the coding sequence GTGTGGAGAAACAAGAATTTCATACTTTTGATGTTTGGATTAGCGGTTTCTAGTACGGGACTTTGGGTTGGAATTATCGGTAACCTTGAGTTTCTACAGAAAAATGTTGAATCATCTTTTTTGCAAGCATTAATTATATTATCAGGATTTCTAGTCGGAATTTTTCTAGCACCTCTTGCTGGGAGAGTGATCGATCGAAGTGTTAAGCGAAACATTTTAATATACGCAGGTTTTGCTAGAGTTGTAGCGATCTTATTCATGTATTTAGCGATTGCGACCAACTCAGTATGGTGGATGGTCATTTATACGTTTGTCATTGGGATATCAGGAACGTTCGCAAACCCAGCCATGCAAACGATGCTGCCCTTAATTGTAAAGAAAGACCAATTACTTGGAGCAAATAGTGTCCACGTTAATATATTCACAGGGGCAAGAATTATTGGTACAGCCCTCGGTGGAGTCATGCTTGTCGCGATGTCATTGTATTCCTTATACACAGTCACACTTGTATCCTACGTCATTTTATTAATTGCGACATTCTTTATCAGAGCCGACGAAGACGTGAAGAAAAAGAAGGATGCAAAGGCTAAGAAAGAAAACTTCCTAAGTACAATTCGAGAATTATATCCCGTTATTAAGAAACAACGGATGGTTGTTAATGGAATCTTTCTATTAATACCAGCTTTCTTATTTATTTCTGGTTTTAACTTGATGGTTATAGAAATTAGTGAGCTTCAAAATAACCCTGGTATTAAAGGGATCTTGTACACGACGGAAGGGCTGTGTGTCTTTATCGGAACATTCATAGCCAATAAATTTTTTAAAGACAAACCAAAATTAACTTATATGTTGGCGATTACTTTTGTCATTGCGACAGCACAGTTATCACTATTTTTTGCAGAGCACCAGATCATGTCGATCATATCTTTTGGTATATTTGGATTAGCTGCAGGCACGCTGTTCCCAGTAGTAACAACCATTTTTCAAACGGATGTTCCTTCTGAATATCACGGAAGATTCTTCTCTATTAAAGGGATGATTGACAATATCATTTTCCAAGCTTTAATGCTATTAACAGGGCTATTCTTAGATACAATAGGATTTAAAGTGATGGTAGTCAGTTTTGGGATCAGTTCATTCATATATGTATCCATTATTGTTCTCCGTCATCTTTCTACTAAAGGCAGAATGAACAGGGAATCTGTCGAAATATCAAAATAG
- a CDS encoding peptide-binding protein, which translates to MKNKKFTLLVLLTFVLSIFLAACNANPATEPSEKENENENNTEEQASGEPKEGGDLIVGSIGAPTLFNDLYSTDISSSDISGWLYDGLVKYDENLEPQGDLAKEWQTSDDGLVWTITLHDGVKFHDGEALTAEDVKFTYSIPLSEDYTGPRASDFEKIEKIDVVDDTTVKITLSEPYAPFLGTLSYGILPEHILKDVPIAELGENEFNTKNPVGSGPFKFEEWKEGQYVKVVANDDYYNGRPYLDSITYKIVPDANALMAQIANGDVHQASVQSSDLPTAEKLVDDGKINLSTELSLAYTYLGYNQKNELFQDAKVRQALTHALDRDSMIQAVLDGDGEIAHAPSSPLSWAYNENVPKFDFDVDKAKQLLEEAGWTPGDDGILQKDGKKFSFEVKTNQGNKAREQIAQIVQEQLKQVGIEVTPKIMEWSAFIEDVTAPNWNYDAVILGWSLSADPDPTALWHSKEREEGLNFVHFSDPELDKLMEENTKQVEQSERKETIAKIQEGIAEQQPYTFLYYPNDHYALDASIKGFVHHPSSEYYMIEKWWMDK; encoded by the coding sequence TTGAAGAATAAGAAGTTTACTTTGTTGGTTCTATTAACGTTTGTATTGTCTATTTTCCTGGCGGCGTGTAATGCAAATCCTGCTACAGAGCCGAGTGAAAAAGAAAATGAAAATGAAAACAACACTGAAGAGCAAGCATCCGGTGAGCCTAAAGAAGGTGGAGATCTGATTGTAGGTTCCATTGGTGCTCCAACACTATTCAACGACCTATATTCCACAGATATTTCAAGCTCTGATATCTCGGGTTGGTTATATGACGGGCTCGTGAAATATGATGAGAACCTTGAGCCACAAGGTGACTTGGCTAAGGAATGGCAAACGTCTGATGATGGACTCGTTTGGACGATTACGCTACATGATGGCGTTAAGTTCCATGATGGGGAAGCATTGACTGCTGAAGATGTTAAATTTACTTACAGCATTCCATTGAGTGAGGACTATACAGGTCCACGTGCATCTGATTTCGAAAAGATCGAAAAGATTGATGTGGTAGATGATACAACAGTAAAGATTACTTTGTCTGAGCCGTATGCTCCATTCCTTGGTACGCTCTCTTACGGAATTCTTCCTGAGCATATCCTAAAGGATGTTCCAATTGCTGAACTTGGCGAAAATGAATTCAATACGAAGAATCCAGTAGGATCAGGACCATTTAAATTTGAAGAATGGAAAGAAGGACAATACGTTAAAGTTGTTGCGAACGATGATTATTACAATGGTAGACCATATTTAGATTCTATTACGTACAAAATTGTTCCAGATGCGAATGCATTGATGGCGCAAATTGCAAATGGTGATGTTCACCAAGCTTCTGTACAATCTTCTGATCTTCCAACAGCTGAAAAGCTTGTGGATGATGGGAAAATCAACCTTTCAACAGAGTTATCTTTAGCTTATACGTATCTTGGATACAACCAAAAGAATGAGTTATTCCAAGACGCAAAAGTCCGTCAAGCATTAACACATGCTCTAGATCGTGATTCAATGATTCAAGCAGTACTAGATGGTGACGGAGAAATTGCACATGCTCCTTCAAGTCCATTGAGCTGGGCATACAATGAAAATGTACCAAAGTTCGACTTCGATGTAGATAAAGCGAAACAATTGTTAGAAGAAGCAGGATGGACGCCTGGTGATGATGGCATCCTTCAAAAAGATGGGAAGAAATTCTCATTTGAAGTGAAAACAAACCAAGGAAATAAAGCTCGTGAGCAAATTGCACAAATTGTACAAGAGCAATTAAAGCAAGTTGGAATTGAAGTGACACCGAAAATTATGGAGTGGAGTGCGTTCATTGAAGACGTAACTGCACCAAACTGGAACTATGATGCTGTTATCTTAGGCTGGAGCTTATCTGCTGATCCAGATCCAACTGCATTATGGCACTCTAAAGAACGTGAAGAAGGGTTAAACTTCGTTCACTTCTCAGATCCTGAATTGGATAAGTTAATGGAAGAAAATACGAAGCAAGTTGAACAAAGCGAACGAAAAGAAACAATTGCAAAAATTCAAGAAGGAATTGCAGAGCAACAACCATATACCTTCTTGTATTACCCGAATGACCACTATGCGCTTGACGCTAGTATTAAAGGATTTGTACACCATCCGTCAAGTGAATATTACATGATCGAAAAATGGTGGATGGATAAGTAA
- the opp4C gene encoding oligopeptide ABC transporter permease translates to MSQPENQLQPNVPVHPEPMAPMPQKPETLSRIAVDKFMKNKLAVVGLVMLILIVLAAIFAPYLTPYEPSTQELLKKLTPPNSEHWLGVDTLGRDMYTRMLYGARISLLVGFASVTASIIIGTIIGAIAGYYGGLVDAFLMRVVDVFLSFPSLFFLITIVTIFSPSINMLILAFALFGWTGTARLVRGEFLSLRTREFVLAAKTMGVRSSKIIFSHILPNAMGPIIVSATLNIGIIILAESALSYLGLGVQPPTPSWGNMLQDAQNITIMYQSPWYPIFPGLAIFITVLAFNFVGDGLRDALDPKMKS, encoded by the coding sequence ATGTCACAGCCTGAAAATCAATTACAACCCAACGTACCGGTTCATCCAGAGCCTATGGCACCAATGCCACAAAAGCCAGAAACACTGTCACGTATTGCAGTTGATAAATTTATGAAAAATAAGTTAGCGGTTGTCGGGTTAGTCATGTTAATCCTAATCGTACTAGCTGCAATCTTTGCACCCTATTTAACGCCGTACGAACCGAGTACTCAAGAATTATTGAAAAAGCTTACACCACCGAACAGTGAACACTGGCTAGGCGTAGATACATTAGGAAGAGACATGTATACACGTATGCTATACGGTGCGAGAATTTCGTTGCTTGTAGGGTTTGCTTCAGTTACCGCATCCATCATTATCGGAACGATTATAGGTGCTATTGCGGGATACTATGGTGGTTTGGTAGATGCATTCCTTATGCGCGTTGTTGATGTATTCCTCTCGTTCCCAAGTCTATTCTTCTTAATTACGATTGTAACGATCTTCAGCCCGAGCATTAACATGTTGATTTTGGCTTTTGCATTATTCGGATGGACAGGTACTGCAAGATTGGTAAGAGGAGAATTCTTAAGCCTTCGAACGAGGGAGTTCGTGCTAGCAGCGAAGACAATGGGTGTAAGAAGCTCGAAAATCATTTTCTCTCACATTTTGCCGAATGCAATGGGTCCCATTATTGTTTCGGCGACATTAAATATTGGCATCATCATTTTAGCAGAATCAGCACTTAGCTATTTAGGATTAGGCGTTCAACCACCAACACCGAGCTGGGGGAATATGTTACAAGATGCACAGAACATTACCATCATGTATCAAAGTCCTTGGTACCCAATCTTTCCAGGACTCGCGATTTTTATCACTGTATTAGCATTTAACTTTGTTGGTGATGGATTGCGTGATGCATTGGATCCGAAAATGAAGTCTTAG
- a CDS encoding ABC transporter ATP-binding protein gives MEELLRVENLKTYFFDKKKTIKAVDGVDFKINKGETVALVGESGCGKSMTSLSVMQLVPGPYGKIVEGEITLEGKNLLRLSENEMCKVRGNEISMIFQEPMTSLNPVLTIGEQIIEVITYHKRLSRKKATQQAIELLKLVGIPRAESIISDYPHRLSGGMRQRVMIAMAMSCDPKLLIADEPTTALDVTIQAQILDLMKDLSKKVNTSILLITHDLGVVSELAERVIVMYAGQIVEQASVDDLFEEPLHPYTQGLVESVPDIDAEIGRLNPIKGNVPTPDQMPNGCRFAPRCSKAFDRCFSEEPQLLEKKYGTRTVRCFLYEDEKGAGHAGKDQYSHR, from the coding sequence TTGGAAGAATTATTACGTGTCGAAAATCTTAAGACCTATTTTTTCGACAAAAAAAAGACGATCAAAGCAGTAGATGGAGTCGACTTTAAGATTAATAAAGGTGAAACAGTCGCTCTAGTCGGTGAGTCGGGATGTGGCAAAAGCATGACTTCACTTTCTGTCATGCAGTTAGTACCCGGCCCATATGGAAAAATTGTTGAAGGAGAAATCACTCTAGAAGGGAAGAACCTACTACGTTTATCAGAAAATGAAATGTGTAAGGTTCGAGGAAATGAAATATCAATGATTTTCCAAGAGCCGATGACCTCTTTAAACCCAGTTTTGACCATAGGTGAACAAATTATCGAAGTCATTACATACCACAAACGTCTGTCTCGAAAAAAGGCTACTCAACAAGCAATTGAATTGCTTAAGCTAGTAGGTATTCCTCGGGCAGAGTCCATCATCTCGGATTACCCACATCGATTATCTGGCGGGATGAGGCAACGTGTCATGATCGCCATGGCAATGAGTTGTGATCCCAAACTTCTTATCGCAGACGAACCTACCACAGCATTAGATGTTACGATTCAAGCTCAAATCTTAGACCTCATGAAAGATTTATCTAAAAAAGTGAATACTTCAATTCTACTGATTACACATGATTTAGGTGTCGTATCGGAACTGGCAGAAAGAGTCATTGTTATGTACGCAGGACAAATCGTTGAACAAGCAAGTGTTGACGATTTGTTCGAGGAACCACTCCACCCATATACACAAGGTCTGGTTGAATCGGTTCCTGACATTGATGCAGAAATCGGCAGGTTGAACCCGATTAAAGGGAACGTGCCAACACCAGATCAAATGCCTAACGGGTGTAGATTCGCGCCAAGGTGCTCTAAAGCATTCGATCGATGTTTTTCAGAAGAACCACAGTTATTAGAGAAAAAGTATGGTACAAGAACGGTCCGATGTTTCTTGTATGAAGATGAAAAGGGGGCTGGCCATGCAGGAAAGGACCAATACTCTCACCGTTGA
- a CDS encoding ABC transporter permease, giving the protein MLSYIIRRVLMAIPLLIGISILSFGIIHLAPGDPTALMMDPNIKPEDMEAYKEKYGLNDPTHIQYLKWVGNMLQGDFGQSLIRQGTDVSFLIAQRLPNTLFLMLVSTALAIIISIPFGIFSARKPYSLTDYSVTFTSFLGLATPNFWIGLVLIMFFSVQLGWLPTGGIATLNEPFSLIDRLNHLILPAFVLATADMAALTRYTRTSMLEVLKQDYIRTARAKGFKENKVVYKHGLRNGLIPVITIFGLLLPSFFAGTVIVEKIFNWPGIGLLFIDAAFQRDYPVIMAVTVITAALTVIGNLIADILYAVFDPRIEY; this is encoded by the coding sequence TTGCTTTCATACATCATTCGTCGTGTATTAATGGCTATACCTTTGTTAATCGGTATATCCATATTATCGTTCGGTATTATTCATTTGGCACCTGGTGATCCAACAGCTTTGATGATGGATCCGAATATTAAACCAGAGGATATGGAGGCTTATAAAGAAAAATATGGATTAAACGATCCTACTCATATCCAATATCTTAAGTGGGTCGGAAATATGCTACAAGGTGATTTTGGGCAATCACTTATCAGACAAGGGACTGATGTTTCTTTCCTGATTGCACAGCGCTTACCGAATACGTTATTTCTGATGCTTGTTTCTACAGCCCTGGCGATCATCATCTCGATTCCGTTTGGGATCTTTTCAGCAAGAAAGCCATATTCACTAACAGACTACTCTGTAACATTTACTTCTTTTCTTGGCCTTGCTACACCTAACTTTTGGATAGGTCTTGTATTGATAATGTTTTTCTCAGTCCAACTAGGTTGGTTGCCTACCGGTGGGATCGCGACGTTAAATGAACCGTTTAGTTTAATAGACAGGTTGAACCACTTGATCTTACCTGCATTCGTACTAGCTACTGCGGATATGGCAGCTTTAACAAGGTATACGAGGACGAGTATGCTTGAAGTGTTGAAGCAAGATTATATTCGAACAGCACGTGCAAAAGGATTTAAAGAAAACAAAGTTGTATATAAACATGGTCTTAGGAATGGACTCATTCCTGTCATAACGATTTTCGGTTTGTTATTACCTTCGTTCTTTGCAGGAACGGTGATTGTTGAGAAGATCTTTAACTGGCCTGGAATTGGATTGTTGTTTATAGATGCAGCCTTTCAACGAGATTACCCGGTCATCATGGCAGTAACCGTTATTACAGCTGCCCTGACTGTTATAGGGAACTTGATTGCTGACATACTATATGCCGTATTTGATCCAAGAATTGAGTATTAA